A single window of Dermacentor albipictus isolate Rhodes 1998 colony chromosome 1, USDA_Dalb.pri_finalv2, whole genome shotgun sequence DNA harbors:
- the LOC139057530 gene encoding probable ribosome biogenesis protein RLP24 yields the protein MRIEKCYFCSSPIYPGHGIQFVRNDCKIFRFCRSKCHKLFKKKRNPRKTRWTKAFRKAAGKELTVDPSFEFEKRRNVPIKYNRELWQNTVKAIQRVEEIKSKRQGHYVMNRLMKGKELDKQRDIKEVQRDLCLIRSPAATLKKKEQAIVEVIEEHSDQEEMAVD from the exons ATGAGGATTGAAAAATGTTATTTCTGCTCGTCGCCTATATATCCGGGACACGGCATTCAATTTGTACGGAATGATTGCAAG ATTTTCAGATTCTGCAGATCGAAATGCCACAAGCTTTTCAAGAAGAAGCGCAACCCACGGAAGACCAGATGGACGAAAGCTTTCCGCAAGGCTGCTGGCAAAGAGCTGACAGTGGACCCATCTTTTGAATTCGAGAAGAGGCGGAACGTTCCGATTAAATACAACAGGGAGCTCTGGCAGAACACCG TTAAAGCTATCCAGCGGGTCGAAGAAATCAAGTCCAAAAGGCAGGGACACTACGTCATGAATAG GTTGATGAAGGGCAAGGAGCTGGACAAACAGAGGGACATCAAGGAGGTCCAACGAGACCTCTGCCTCATCAGATCTCCAGCAGCTACGCTCAAGAAGAAAGAGCAGGCAATTGTGGAAGTGATAGAAGAGCATTCAGACCAAGAGGAAATGGCAGTGGACTGA